The Terriglobia bacterium genome contains the following window.
CCATCCTGCGGTGCTGACCAATGGGCGAGGCGTGTTCAGCAAGCCATTGGCGGATTGGGTTGCCGCCGTCATGCTTTTCTTCGCGTTCGACTTCCGCCGCGTGATTCGACAGCAGGAAGCGCGGCTCTGGGAGCCATTCATCAGCAACGGGATTGAAGGGCGCACGCTGGGTATCGTGGGTTACGGCTCCATCGGACGGGCTGTCGCCGCCCGGATCCGCCCATTCGGAGTGAAGATCGCTGCGTTGCGCCGCCGGCCCGAATTATTCCAGGGCGATTCATTGGTCGATCGGGGGTACGGCCCGGGCCAGTTGAAAGAATTGATGGCCGCCAGCGACTACGTCGTACTGGTTACGCCCCTGACGGCGGAAACGCGGAATATGGTGGGTAGCGCGGAGATTGCTGTAATGAAACCGGACGCGGTCTTCATCAATATCGGCCGCGGGCCTGTCCTCGACGAGGGCGCGTTGATCGAGGCGCTGGAAAGCCAGCGCATTCGCGGCGCCGCGCTCGATGTATTCCAAGCCGAACCCTTACCGCAGGATCATCCGTTCTGGCGCATGCCCAACGTGTTCCTTTCTCCGCATTGCGCGGACCGGGTTGCCGGCTTCCTGGAACCCGCCTTCGACTGTTTTTTCGAGAACCTCGACCGCT
Protein-coding sequences here:
- a CDS encoding D-2-hydroxyacid dehydrogenase, whose protein sequence is MPNISLVVIADPSSPYLGPLSRMPADLQLTVTDNLEQLKTIIPTADAILYASFSPALVQILPMANRVRWIHVLWTGVDALLTPDMLNHPAVLTNGRGVFSKPLADWVAAVMLFFAFDFRRVIRQQEARLWEPFISNGIEGRTLGIVGYGSIGRAVAARIRPFGVKIAALRRRPELFQGDSLVDRGYGPGQLKELMAASDYVVLVTPLTAETRNMVGSAEIAVMKPDAVFINIGRGPVLDEGALIEALESQRIRGAALDVFQAEPLPQDHPFWRMPNVFLSPHCADRVAGFLEPAFDCFFENLDR